The sequence GAAAACCCTGAATGTGGACAATAGTACTTACAATGTGTTTTTTTCCCAAAACAAAAACATACACGAACACGTAAAAAGATTGAAATAAAACGTTCTGTCCCTGTTTATTTTCAGTCACGTCAACAGTGAACAATGTATTAACACTTAGAAGGGCAAAGCCTTTTTGTCAGCTCCAAACTAGTGGATGGAATCATTTTGGCAGACCCTTGTTCGCCACGAGGAGTAGTACCTTTCCCCAGCAGAGCTGCATCAGATAATATGGTCGTGTATCAAATAACATGGCCGTCATATAACACAACGAGGGCAGCTGGTCCCTGCAGTAGTTTCATAGAAAACAAAGAGGACTTAAGTCATTATTAAACACTTGATACACCAAGGCTGAGTTTAGAACAGCAGCCCAATTCAGATATTTGCTCTaccaattggtcttttgaccaatcacaccagatccttttcagagctgatctgattaatcaaaagaccaattagttcaaaaaaagatcagaattgtgcTGGCTGTCTAAACGCAGCCCAAGAGCCTAGTCCTGCTGTTCTCAACACATGTACACAAACACATCTAGGGATTAGACAGAACAAGTAGGATTCCTACAGCATCATCTACACAGCTTATTGTTAACGAAGCACCTGATTATGTTGTTATAGGCCAGTGCCATTTGGTTTGATTCCACAAAACACTATTGATTCCAAATCCCATTATGACATCATCCCTGCAGGTTCCATCTGCACCTAGAGCCATGTCAGACCACTAGTCCCAGAGGTTTACTGTACAGAGTCTTCTTCAGAGAGATGGTAAACCACCTGGTTACAATCAGATTAACAGGCAGGTGGACAGAGAGCAGTAGATGTAGCCTCAGACTGGTGGAATGCTAGAGGCCTCTCAAAAGCCTACTTCTTTCCCAGTGATAGACTGAAACGGAAGCAGAGAGGGGGGGGTTGCCCGTGTTAATGATACATAGTATTCTTTATAGTCCTTTCCTAAAAAACAAAAAGAGGATTCACAATAAGGCAATCACAAGGGGAAAACATAACAGCAATTTCAGCATTTCTTCAAGGCTTTGACAAGACACTAAGTCCAGTAAACAGGTCATCAAACACACACGATGGACAGGGTTGCAGATGTGTTTCTGAATATATCTCATTATGGTTCGTCTTGCCATTATTGTCAACTGTATAATAATTTAAGATGTATATGAGTTCTGAATGACTGGCGTTTTTGCACCAGGCCTGTGTCTCCGTTTCTGTGAACCGCTACACACGGACACTAAAGATCCTTGGCAGCattaagagaagaggagaattaCTTCAGTGTGGCACAGACCGTCTGACCAGAGCCATTCTCATTCCAGTGACCAGGCAAAGCAGTGAGATGGAGAGCAAAGACCACGGTTGTGTTCAATTAGCGCACATCGTAACAAAACATGCTCATGTTTTGTAAGGAAAACTAGCGTTTCTTGTTGGATAGTCCTTCCCTGTTTTCAACCTGTCGTCTTCCATTTACGTACCTAATGGTCATAGGTCAAAGCTGGGAAAATGACACGACATGCACACTGGAGGGAATGTGAGAAGAGCAGTCATAACGGTCATAGTTTTGCTAAAAATCATGTTCTCTTAGAGCTAGCATAGAGCCGCTTCACAAAACACTCCAGAGCAACTTTAGGGAATGTCTACTTTTCCCACAGGTAATGTGATAGAGAAGGGATGTCTACTTTTCCCACAGGTAATGTGATAGAGAAGGAATGTCTACTTTTCCCACAGGTAATGTGATAGAGAAGGAATGTCTACTTTTCCCACAGGTAATGTGATAGAGAAGGAATGTCTACTTTTCCCACAGGTAATGTGATAGAGAAGGAATGTATTTTCCCCCCAATATCGCCATTGATTTCCCCCAGCACCTGTAATGCACGACACAGTGTGCCAAACTGGGGATGTGAACACTCACGTCAGAGCTAACCCTGTTTGAGGCAACTACAACAAACCATCTGGGTAGTGGTGAGCCATGCAAGAAAGGACAAAAGCCAGACGAGGACATGATGCTGCGAGAGTGAAGCTAAGAGAAACATACTTGTTAAAAGAGTCGTCTTGAAGGTTGAGGACCAGGTTGTCGGCAGAAAGGTACACCTTGTTCTGGGACGTTGCCACCTGAGACAACATAACAGACAAAACACCCCGTTAAAAACACAGCGTCACAGAGCTAGTCTTTGTAGCAGCTCATAGTACGAGGGTAAACAACCCTCCTTCAGTCATATTGCCTCAGAAAATAACAGAAGATAGCGATATAACCAGCTAACTGCACTGTGGGTTACCATAGCAACGAGAACCAAACAGCCACAACGAGAACAGGCTGCTAAAAATGAATGACCCCATTCTGACTGGAACAATAAGATCAAAAGTTGAGTAACGATTTCCTCCTAAATGAATGAATGTAGTTATGAGGACAATAACTCCATTGATCTCCAAATTCCTTTATACAGGAACAAGGACACGATTACAACTCACCGTCTTAGCAATGGCCTGGGCAGCTCGGATTCGTCGAAGCTTCAGGTATCCAGGATTCTTCGTCACTGCTTGTCCCAACTACAACACCAAACACACAAGAGCCATAATGAAGGAATACTTCATGAAATTCACACgtgtcagaagtattacaatgtaaatgtacttttaaatccgtctgtctgcatatttttcaagacatggcatatgaaGGTGAAGTGAGAGACCCGTTGGATTGGACCATACTTTTCTCGTCCATCATCTTGGGAAAACATGTATACTTAAgtggaaatcaaccaatcctccaTCGTTAACACAACGGAAAGGTCACATGCTTTATTATCTAAATGTTGAAAGTTTGTGGGCGACAGAGAcacaaaatggtgcagtttgaggTCATGTGGCGGAGATTGATGCAggcgctggagatgggggtgtgagcaggtgggtctggagatgggggtgggcaggtgggtctgggcagggtgatgtagttgatgggggGGTGAGCAGgcgggtctgggcagggtgatgtagttgatgaggggtgggggtgagcaggtgggtctgggcagggtgatgtagttgatggagggggggtgagcaggtgggtctgggcagggtgatgtagttgatgagggggtgtgagcaggtgggtctgggcagggtgatgtagttgatgagggggtgagcaggtgggtctgggcagggtgatgtagttgatggagggggtgtgagcaggtgggtctgggcagggtgatgtagttgatgagggggggtgagcaggtgggtctgggcagggtgatgtagttgatggagggggtgtgagcaggtgggtctgggcagggtgatggagTTGATGGAGGGGGTGAGCAGgcgggtctgggcagggtgatggagTTGATGGAGGGGTGAGCAGgcgggtctgggcagggtgatgtagttgatggagggggtgagcaggtgggtctgggcagggtgatgcagTTGATGGAGggggtgagcaggtgggtctgggcagggtgatgcagTTGATGGAGGGGGTGAGCAGGTGGGCCTGGGCAGGGTAATGTAGTTGATGAGGGggaggtgagcaggtgggtctgggcagggtgatgtagttgatgagggggtgagcaggtgggtctgggcagggtgatgtagttgatgagggggtgagcaggtgggtctgggcagggtgatgtagttgatggaggggggtgagcaggtgggtctgggcagggtgatgtagttgatgagggggtgagcaggtgggtctgggcagggtgatgtagttgatgagggggtgagcaggtgggtctgggcagggtgatgtagttgatgaggGGGTGAGCAGgcgggtctgggcagggtgatgtagttgatggagggggtgagcaggtgggtctgggcagggtgatgtagttgatgggggggtgagcaggtgggtctgggcagggtgatgtagttgatggagggggtgtgagcaggtgggtctgggcagggtgatgtagttgatgaggggggtgagcaggtgggtctgggcagggtgatgtagttgatggaaggggtgtgagcaggtgggtctgggcagggtgatgtagttgatgagggggtgtgagcaggtgggtctgggcagggtgatgtagttgatgggggggtgtgagcaggtgggtctgggcagggtgatgtagttgatggaggggaggggggtgagcaggcgggtctgggcagggtgatgtagttgatggagggGAGGTGAGCAGgcgggtctgggcagggtgatgtagttggtggagggggggtgagcaggtgggtctgggcagggtgatgtagttgatgagggggtgtgagcagggtgatgtagttgatggagggGGTGAGCagggggtgatgtagttgatggagggggtgagcaggtgggtctgggcagggtgatgtagttggtggagggggtgagcaggtgggtctgggcagggtgatgtagttgatggagggGGTGAGCAGGTGGGCCTGGGCAGGGTAATGTAGTTGATGAGggggtgagcaggtgggtctgggcagggtgatgtagttgatggagggggggtgagcaggtgggtctgggcagggtgatgtagttgatgaggGGGTGAGCAGgcgggtctgggcagggtgatgtagttgatgagggggtgagcaggtgggtctgggcagggtgatgtagttgatgaggGGTGGGTGagcatgtgggtctgggcagggtgatgtagttgatggagggggtgagcaggtgggtctgggcagggtgatgtagttgatgagggggtgagcaggtgggtctgggcagggtgatgtagttgatgagggggtgagcaggtgggtctgggcagggtgatgtagttgatgaggGGGGGTGAGCAGgcgggtctgggcagggtgatgtagttgatgaggGGGTGAGCAGgcgggtctgggcagggtgatgtagttgatgagggggtgagcaggtgggtctgggcagggtgatgtagttgatgaggggggtgagcaggtgggtctgggcagggtgatgtagttgagGGGGTGAGCAGgcgggtctgggcagggtgatgtagttgatgaggGGGTGAGCAGgcgggtctgggcagggtgatgtagttgatgagggggtgagcaggtgggtctgggcagggtgatgtagttgatgagggggtgagcaggtgggtctgggcagggtgatgtagttgatgaggGGGTGAGCAGgcgggtctgggcagggtgatgtagttgatgaggtggggtgtgagcaggtgggtctgggcagggtgatgtagttgatgagggggtgtgagcaggtgggtcttggcagggtgatgtagttgatgagggggtgtgagcaggtgggtcttggcagggtgatgtagttgatgaggGGGTtggcaggtgggtctgggcagggtgatgtagttgatggagggggggtgagcaggtgggtctgggcagggtgatgtagttgatgagggggtgtgagcaggcgggtctgggcagggtgatgtagttgatggagggggtgagcaggtgggtctgggcagggtgatgtagttgatgagggggtgtgagcaggtgggtctgggcagggtgtgagcaggtgggtctgggcagggtgatgtagttgatgaggggggtgagcaggtgggtctgggcaggtgggtctgggcagggtgatgtagttgatgaggagggggtgagcaggtgggtctgggcagggtgatgtagttgatgagggggtgtgagcaggtgggtctgggcagggtgatgtagttgatgagggggggtgagcaggtgggtctgggcaggtgggtctgggcagggtgatgtagttgaggagggggatgagcaggtgggtctgggcagggtgatgtagttgatgaggGGGTtggcaggtgggtctgggcagggtgatgtagttgatgagggggtgagcaggtgggtctgggcagggtgatgtagttgatgagggggtgtgagcaggtgggtctgggcagggtgatgtagttgatgagggggtgtgagcaggtgggtcttggcagggtgatgtagttgatgagggggtgtgagcaggtgggtctgggcagggtgatgtagttgatgagggggtgtgagcaggtgggtcttggcagggtgatgtagttgatgagggggtgagcaggtgggtctgggcagggtgatgtagttgatgagggggtgtgagcaggtgggtctgggcagggtgatgtagttgatgagggggtgagcaggtgggtctgggcagggtgatgtagttgatgaggggtgggtctgggcagggtgatgtagttgatgaggGGGGTTGTGACGTAGTTTGGATGACGTAGTTTACAAGAAAAAAAGGAATTCATATACCACGTTAAGtcaataaaaaaaacaattgtagaccagAATAATCTGGTTTTGAAGTCATGTGAGGAAGAGGGAGCAGATTGTCTAGAGGTTGTGGTGAAGATAATATGTTACCATCTTGGCAGGTTGTGGTGAAGTTAATGTGTCACGATCTTGGCAGGTTGTAGTGAAGTTAATGTGTCACGATCTTGGCAGGTTGTAGTGAAGTTAATGTGTCATCATCTTGGCAGGTTGTGGTGAAGTTAATGTGTTACCATCTTGGCAGGTTGTAGTGAAGTTAATGTGTTACCATCTTGGCAGGTTGTGGTGAAGTTAATGTGTTACCATCTTGGCAGGTTGTAGTGAAGTTAATGTGTTACCATCTTGGcagcctctgcctctccctctgcctgaaTAATCTTGTGTCTCTGGTCCTGTTTGGCTTTCTCCACGTAGAACTGGGCTCTCTGGGCCTCCTGTTGGGCTGGAAAGACACATAGGCTGTGTTTTAAAACCCAATGcatgttctcacacacacacgaacacattaGCGTACTGAGAACGCCCCCACACATATGCAGACAACCTAACACATGCAAGTACACATCCACAGACAGccatatatcccccccccccccatgggtACGTACCAACTTGTTTGGCCTCTACGGCAGCAGTGTACTCCCTGCTGAAGCTCAGCTCTGTGATGGCCACATCGTCCAGGATGATGTTGAAGTCTTTGGCTCTCTCAAACAGCTCCCGGCGAATCAACAAGGACACCTACAGTAGACCCAGGAACACGCCAGACTCATAAAACACCGTCAGGGAAAGCCTAAACATATGCAAGAGTTCATGTGTCAATCTAATgcatgtacattttttttttaagcagACTGGCAAAGTACACAACCTTAGTCCCCTATAATCCATCACTCCTGTGTGACAGTACCTGTGATCTCTGAGATGAGCTGTAGCGTACCTGTGGTCTCTGAGATGAACTGTAGCCTACCTGTGCTCTCTGAGATGAGCTGTAGCCTACCTGTGCTCTCTGAGATGAACTGTAGCCTACCTGTGCTCTCTGAGATGAGCTGTAGCCTACCTGTGCTCTCTGAGATGAGCTGTAGCCTACCTGTGCTCTCTGAGATGAGCTGTAGTCTACCTGTGCTCTCTGAGATGAGCTGTAGTCTACCTGTGCTCTCTGAGATGAGCTGTAGTCTACCTGTGCTCTCTGATGATCTACCTGTGCTCTCTGAGATGAGCTGTAGTCTACCTGTGCTCTCTGAGATGAGCTGTAGTCTACCTGTGCTCTCTGAGATGAGCTGTAGTCTACCTGTGCTCTCTGAGATGAGCTGTAGTCTACCTGTGCTCTCTGAGATGAGCTGTAGTCTACCTGTGCTCTCTGAGATGAGCTGTAGTCTACCTGTGCTCTCTGAGATGAGCTGTAGTCTACCTGTGCTCTCTGAGATGAGCTGTAGTCTACCTGTGCTCTCTGAGATGAGCTGTAGTCTACCTGTGCTCTCAGATGAGCTGTAGTCTACCTGTGCTCTCTGAGATGAGCTGTAGTCTACCTGCGCTCTCTGAGATGAGCTGTAGTCTACCTGTGGTCTCTGAGATGAGCTGTAGTCTACCTGTGGTCTCTGATGAACTGTAGTCTACCTGTGGTCTCTGATGAACTGTAGTCTACCTGTGGTCTCTGATGAACTGTAGTCTACCTGTGTGGCAGTACCTGTGGTCTCTGATGAACTGTAGTCTACCTGTGCTCTCTGAGATGAACTGTAGTCTACCTGTGCTCTCTGAGATGAACTGTAGTCTACCTGTGCTCTCTGAGATGAACTGTAGTCTACCTGTGCTCTCTGAGATGAACTGTAGTCTACCTGTGGTCTCTGAGATGAACTGTAGTCTACCTGTGGTCTCTGATGAACTGTAGTCTACCTGTGGTCTCTGATGAACTGTAGTCTACCTGTGGTCTCTGATGAACTGTAGTCTACCTGTGTGGCAGTACCTGTGGTCTCTGATGAACTGTAGTCTACCTGTGGTCTCTGATGAACTGTAGTCTACCTGTGGTCTCTGATGAACTGTAGTCTACCTGTGGTCTCTGATGAACTGTAGTCTACCTGTGGTCTCTGATGAACTGTAGTCTACCTGTGGTCTCTGATGAACTGTAGTCTACCTGTGGTCTCTGAGATGAGCTGTAGTCTACCTGTGTGGCAGTACCTGTGGTCTCTGATGAACTGTAGTCTACCTGTGGTCTCTGATGAACTGTAGTCTACCTGTGGTCTCTGATGAACTGTAGTCTACCTGTGGTCTCTGATGAACTGTAGTCTACCTGTGGTCTCTGATGAACTGTAGTCTACCTGTGGTCTCTGAGATGAGCTGTAGTCTACCTGTGTGGCAGTACCTGTGGTCTCTGATGAACTGTAGTCTACCTGTGGTCTCTGATGAACTGTAGTCTACCTGTGGTCTCTGATGAACTGTAGTCTACCTGTGTGGCAGTACCTGTGGTCTCTGATGAACTGTAGTCTACCTGTGTGGCAGTACCTGTGGTCTCTGATGAACTGTAGTCTACCTGTGGTCTCTGATGAACTGTAGTCTACCTGTGGTCTCTGATGAACTGTAGTCTACCTGTGGTCTCTGATGAACTGTAGTCTACCTGTGGTCTCTGATGAACTGTAGTCTACCTGTGGTCTCTGATGAACTGTAGTCTACCTGTGTACGAGTCCCTGTGCCGTACCTGTGCTCTCTGAGTAATGAGCTGTGAGGCATTGAACTTGGCCACCACGCTCTTTAGCACCTCGTTGACAATGGAGGGTAGTACTCTCTCGTCATAGTCTTTCCCCAACTGCTGGTACATGGCAGGCAGGTTGGCGGCCACGGGACGAGACAGCACACGCAGCCCAATGTTTATCATCTGCAGATCTACACAAGggaaacagagacagggagagagaccgggagagagagaccgggagagagagaccgggagagagagaccgggagagagaggagtcacaGGGCTGTATCCCAATTGgctgtgattaggagtcccataagacggcgcacatttggcccagcgtcatccggcttcggccgtcattgtaaataagaatatgttcttaattaactgacttgcctatttaaataaaaggttaaaacaTCACATCTTTACTGATCTGCTGGACATAATGTATTGGTCTACATGCGTCCATCCCTCCATTTCTGCCATCATGTACCTTTACTTCCAGTTAGTGAAGCGATCTTCCTGGGCCTGGCTCTGATGTCATAGATGATTGGGTACTGGATCCATGGTAACCTGAAGAAGAACAACAACTGTTCAGTTACAATATGGTCATGTGAATTCAGTTTTGTTTCAAGTTGGAGCCTACCGAACATGACGACCCTGGCTTCATGATAAACCCCTGAGACCGAGTCCGACAGTGTACCTGAAGTGCAGTCCCTCAGCCAGCACTGTGTCCATCTGCATCCCCCCAATTCTGTTGAAGATGATCGCTCTCTGACCACCATCAACTGGGAACAAACCATTTCACACAACATTAGAGGGGTGCACTCATGATTGTGATAAGTGTTACCCATTCCACTACCAGAGGTTAAGCATACCCGTGAATGTAGCCTCTTTGACGCCATAGGCCAAAGCTCCAGCACCAATGAGCAGCTTGAGACCTATCCCTGCTCCCTTGCCCCCCGCACCAGACATACGACCGGCCAGGTCCCGCAGATGTGTCAGGAAGCGCTGGGAAGACAGAACAAGGACGTCATGTTAAGCATCTGACAGAGACCCTTTCTCCACAAATGACTACATGGCTTCCTCTACAGTTGTTCATTTAGGCCAGTAATACATTTGAGCGATTTGGAGGGCTTCTTGTGATGGTCCAGCAATTTAACACCCCTCCCCCATCTGGTGGCCTTGAGGGGTACTTGTGTCCAGGACAATGCCTGCCATTCATATTCACCTCGAATATTCTTGAACATTTATAACATAACTGGATTGTGCAGGTCAATAAGTAATGGATGTGCATGTAAACTGGTCACGTTAACGTTTAAGCAGCACTTAAATCCATGTATTCCACGTAGAAACGGGTAGGCAAATTACTTGCATGTGTGTTGACATTGAATGAATGACTTGGAATTTGTTGGTTCTGCTAACTAACTATATTTTGGTAACTGCCTGCTAGGCTCGTCTGTTATTCCAAATACCAATATTTTCCCATACTTCAGAAAGAAGCTAGCTATGTTTAACTAGCTAGCAAATATTAACAAAATACATTTAAGTTAGCTAGCTTATTAGCATCTGATGCAACGTGAGACCTGGCCTGTTTCTAGCTGGTTAGAGAACTGTTTAGCTAAATTGGCATCGGCAAACCTTAGCTTCCAAATGgaatctaaaaaatatatatacttgctATATTTGATAGCTAGTTGTCAAGCATTGCAGGGAGGATATGAGTCTTAACTACCAGCGTAGTTAGCTAGTTATGGttaactggctaacgttagttatTAGCTAACCTGTGCTAGttatctccatctcctctcaagCATAGCCTGTAAGTCATAATACATAACACACGTGTCTGAAATACAAACAGCGTCTACAAGCTGACACTATAACAAGTATTTATTCCCTGTCTATAGTAAGTATGGTTGGTAGCTATTTTAAATACTCACGTTGGGCTCTTTATTCGCCATGCTTGCAGTGCAGTCGATATCCAAGGTCGTCACAGACAACTTTACTCATTCAGGCGAAAGGCATCTGGGACTTGAAGTTCACTGCAGCTAAAATGATATAACTGACATGTGGTGGGCTAGGCTAGTCTGCCCATGGATTTATTGAAGTGTTGAGTGGCTTAGTCAAATATATGCATGAATGTTTAGTTATAATTTGCATACAGGTGCCCCATGCCTCATACACTAGCCAAGTTTGGGATCCTAGGAGACAAAATATCTTGCATGAACCACTAATTCTGTTGCAGTTAAACTTCATCAACTACAAAAAAAATGTAGTGAACATATTTTAATCCATAATTGTGTAGTAATAAACACAGCCTATTTTACAAGATTAGTAACAGctataaaaaaaaagaaaagaaatccAAACAATGACAATATCAGCAACCACAACATCAACTGAAAGCAAACATCAAAAACACAAGGTGACAATGGAGCTGTGTACATCGCAGGGTGACACTTCTGGAATGACAAGGGGGAAATAATGAATgtacaaataaaataatttacatgGTTTCTTGCCATGAGCATCATCTttgcccatatatatatatatatatatatttacatacaaaAAGTCTCGTCTGCCAAGAAGCCAGTGTGATCTTGATGACTTGGTTGGATGACACTTTCTTCCCGCATTGTTCCCTTTTAGTGCTGCCGTCACCCGTACCCGTCACTGTAAAGAGAAACGCACTCCGTCGAACTCGGCTTCCAGTGACCATTGGATAACAACAATCAGTTGTGTATGCATGGTCCTGTTCCCCCCCCCACGCTCACTTCAAGGATTAAtagaaaaaagaagaaaaaaagtaaAGTTGTTCGTTCTTCTTCAGACATAGAAAAGTCGTACTCGGGAGGTGCTGACGTGAAGATCGTCATCAAAGAACTTGGTCTCTATAACAACATTTCCACTGCAAGGGAGAGAAACGAAGAAACATTACAATTCAGCAAACACTATTCTCTAGCTGCAAAATATGAGACAAAGACGCCTCCATAACGAGGACATTGCAGTTTACAGGAAGTTTGGTGTAGAATAGATAAAGTGTGAAGGAATATTTGGCTGTAGCCTCTTTACTTATTCAAGATGCAGCCTAGTGAGTGACAGTTCTGTATTACCTTACAAACAATTTCACAACCCAAAAGT is a genomic window of Oncorhynchus nerka isolate Pitt River linkage group LG24, Oner_Uvic_2.0, whole genome shotgun sequence containing:
- the LOC115121053 gene encoding prohibitin-2-like, whose translation is MANKEPNRFLTHLRDLAGRMSGAGGKGAGIGLKLLIGAGALAYGVKEATFTVDGGQRAIIFNRIGGMQMDTVLAEGLHFRLPWIQYPIIYDIRARPRKIASLTGSKDLQMINIGLRVLSRPVAANLPAMYQQLGKDYDERVLPSIVNEVLKSVVAKFNASQLITQRAQVSLLIRRELFERAKDFNIILDDVAITELSFSREYTAAVEAKQVAQQEAQRAQFYVEKAKQDQRHKIIQAEGEAEAAKMLGQAVTKNPGYLKLRRIRAAQAIAKTVATSQNKVYLSADNLVLNLQDDSFNNLSLGKK